In Sphingobacterium thalpophilum, a genomic segment contains:
- a CDS encoding 1,4-dihydroxy-6-naphthoate synthase, with protein MKLTLGFSPCPNDTFIFDALIHHKIDTKGLDFEVEYQDVETLNLKAFQGDLDITKLSYHAFAYAVEDYELLDAGSALGFGVGPMLITKDPKLAKLLQQKLDRAESLDGFDQLKVGYPGKYTTANFLLSLAFPELKNKVELVFSDIEGALLDGSIDLGLIIHENRFTYAEKGLHKVVDLGEYWEKTTKFPIPLGGIVVKRSLPQEVKETLNTILKESVEFAFANPKSGLEFIRAHAQEMSEEVMYKHIKLYVNKYSVALGLEGRDAITKMFEKAKELGFIPHSDRKLFLS; from the coding sequence ATGAAATTAACATTAGGATTTTCTCCATGTCCAAACGATACATTTATTTTTGATGCATTGATTCATCATAAGATAGATACCAAAGGACTGGATTTTGAGGTGGAATATCAAGATGTGGAGACCTTGAACCTGAAAGCTTTTCAAGGCGATCTTGACATTACCAAGCTGAGCTATCATGCCTTTGCCTACGCTGTTGAAGATTATGAGTTGCTCGATGCAGGGAGTGCTTTAGGATTTGGTGTAGGGCCTATGCTGATTACGAAGGATCCGAAATTAGCAAAATTGCTGCAGCAAAAATTAGATCGGGCCGAAAGTTTAGATGGGTTTGATCAATTGAAAGTAGGGTATCCAGGGAAATATACCACGGCTAATTTTTTGTTAAGCCTGGCATTCCCCGAATTAAAAAATAAAGTAGAACTTGTTTTTTCGGATATTGAAGGAGCTTTACTGGATGGATCCATCGACTTAGGGTTGATTATTCATGAAAATAGGTTCACCTATGCCGAAAAAGGACTGCATAAGGTGGTGGATCTGGGTGAGTATTGGGAGAAGACGACAAAATTTCCGATTCCTCTTGGAGGAATTGTCGTAAAACGTAGTCTGCCACAAGAAGTGAAGGAGACGTTGAATACGATTTTGAAAGAAAGTGTAGAATTTGCATTTGCCAATCCGAAATCTGGGCTTGAATTCATTCGTGCACATGCACAGGAAATGAGTGAAGAGGTGATGTACAAGCATATTAAACTTTATGTCAATAAATATTCAGTAGCATTGGGGCTTGAAGGACGTGATGCAATTACGAAGATGTTTGAAAAGGCAAAGGAACTGGGATTCATTCCGCATTCAGACCGTAAGTTGTTTTTATCATAA
- the surE gene encoding 5'/3'-nucleotidase SurE — protein MKPNILVVNDDGITAPGIKVLLEEMQKIGNVVVVAPDSAQSGMGHAITLGRPLRLDKINLYEGVEMYQCSGTPVDCVKLAVNKVFKGQKPDICVSGINHGLNNSINVLYSGTMSAAVEGAIEGIPSVGFSLDNFSHDADFSYCRPYVISIAEQVLANGLPKNTLLNVNFPQTAGFKGIKICRQAGGHWVEEFDERIDPHNRDYYWTTGKFVLQDRGEDTDSFALVNGYVSVVPTQFDMTAHHAIPELNSWSFDHLGNTRGGDKREK, from the coding sequence ATGAAACCCAATATTTTAGTTGTTAACGATGACGGTATTACAGCGCCAGGTATTAAGGTGCTGTTGGAAGAGATGCAGAAAATCGGAAATGTAGTTGTCGTTGCTCCTGATTCGGCACAATCTGGAATGGGGCATGCCATTACACTTGGTAGGCCACTACGTTTGGATAAAATCAATTTATATGAAGGGGTTGAAATGTACCAGTGTTCAGGAACGCCAGTAGATTGTGTAAAACTTGCTGTAAATAAAGTTTTTAAAGGGCAAAAGCCCGATATATGTGTATCGGGGATCAATCATGGGCTCAACAATTCAATCAATGTTTTATATTCCGGTACGATGTCTGCTGCGGTAGAGGGGGCCATTGAAGGGATTCCTTCTGTGGGGTTTTCGCTTGATAATTTTTCTCACGATGCGGATTTTAGCTATTGCAGACCCTACGTGATTTCTATTGCCGAGCAGGTGCTGGCTAACGGTCTCCCTAAAAATACATTGCTGAATGTTAATTTTCCCCAAACAGCAGGTTTTAAAGGTATTAAAATTTGCCGACAGGCAGGAGGACATTGGGTAGAAGAATTTGATGAACGTATTGATCCACACAATCGTGATTATTATTGGACAACGGGTAAATTTGTCTTGCAGGACAGAGGAGAAGATACCGATAGTTTTGCATTGGTCAATGGTTATGTATCTGTCGTTCCGACACAGTTCGATATGACGGCACATCACGCCATTCCAGAATTGAATTCATGGAGCTTTGATCATTTGGGAAATACAAGGGGAGGCGATAAACGTGAAAAATAA
- a CDS encoding SPOR domain-containing protein: MLKRGLIFIHALVLFALVQVNAQEKGGVIVTKDSLITQLQNFRAAMGINPVESKATVVPAKPVVRSAATRVKVRGFRVQIFAGSNRNQAFSEQTRFRSMYKDIDTYITYDEPNYRVKVGDFRSRSEANAFMRELRQYFSNVFVFSENVFVYQ; encoded by the coding sequence ATGCTGAAGAGAGGATTGATTTTCATACATGCACTTGTGTTGTTTGCGCTAGTTCAGGTAAACGCACAAGAAAAAGGTGGAGTAATTGTAACCAAAGATTCATTGATTACACAGCTTCAAAATTTCAGGGCAGCTATGGGGATCAATCCTGTCGAAAGCAAAGCGACAGTAGTTCCTGCTAAACCCGTTGTCCGCTCAGCGGCGACGCGGGTCAAAGTAAGGGGATTCCGTGTACAGATCTTTGCTGGATCGAATCGGAATCAGGCATTTTCGGAGCAGACACGTTTCCGAAGTATGTATAAAGATATTGATACTTATATCACCTATGATGAACCCAATTATCGCGTCAAGGTAGGTGATTTTAGAAGTCGCTCTGAAGCAAATGCCTTCATGCGCGAGTTACGTCAATATTTTAGCAACGTCTTTGTTTTTTCAGAGAACGTTTTTGTATATCAATAA
- the secA gene encoding preprotein translocase subunit SecA, with protein sequence MLKFLSKLFGSKSERDIKGIQPVVDQIKAEYEKLSNLTNDELRAKTVDFKERIKNYLADIDQEIDTLKKEADQDEDDMAKKTSIYEQVDKLSKDRDKKLEEVLKDILPEAFAVVKETSRRLTENEELEVTANDFDRELAVYKSNVIINGDKAIWKNKWMAAGTEVTWNMVHYDVQLIGGIVLHSGKIAEMATGEGKTLVGTLPTYLNALSGQGVHIVTVNDYLARRDSEWNAPLFEFHGLSVDCIDKHQPNSPQRRKAYQSDIVYGTNNEFGFDYLRDNMVQTPDALVQGKLHFAMVDEVDSVLIDDARTPLIISGPIPRGDQHEFYQLKPRIERLVHVQKAYINTVLNDAKKALAAGDSDVEGGGLALLRAYRGLPKNKALIKFLSEGANRSILQKVENYYMQEQNKNMPKVDAELYFVIDEKNNQVELTEKGIELITATGEDPSFFILPDVGTEIAEIEKSSLTLEEKAAQKEDMLRDYSIKAERIHSINQLLKAYTLFENDVEYIVDEGKVKIVDEQTGRIMDGRRYSDGLHQAIEAKENVKVEDATQTYATITLQNYFRMYHKLSGMTGTASTEAGELWEIYKLDVVEIPTNRGIQRDDRQDLIYRTAREKYNAVAEEIQRLTEQGRPVLVGTTSVEISELLSRMLQLRKIKHNVLNAKLHQKEADIVAEAGRPGQVTIATNMAGRGTDIKLTEEVKKAGGLAIIGTERHESRRVDRQLRGRAGRQGDPGSSQFFVSLEDNLMRLFASERISNIMVKMGVEEGEVMQHSMLTKSIERAQRKVEENNFGIRKRLLEYDDVMNSQRTVIYSKRKNALFGERLDVDLNNMIFDVAEEIVVEAKEQGNYEDFQIEVIRIFAITPEITAEEFAQGKIEGLTDRLFEHAINAYHHKIEAVGALTVPVLNNVYAERGQIVENVVIPFTDGIRGIQVSANLKKAIESNGKEVFKSFEKGIVLALIDEAWKEHLREMDDLKQSVQNAVYEQKDPIIIYKMEAFDLFKSMLASMNKDVVSFIFKGEIPGQEPTSMQARQVQQAPVKTIETKAELASPTGVSEEDVNEGPKEPVRNENTVGRNDECPCGSGKKYKNCHGANN encoded by the coding sequence ATGTTAAAGTTTTTAAGTAAATTATTTGGAAGTAAATCCGAGAGAGATATCAAGGGAATTCAGCCTGTGGTAGACCAAATCAAAGCTGAATATGAGAAGCTTTCAAATCTAACCAATGACGAGTTACGTGCCAAGACCGTTGATTTCAAAGAAAGAATTAAAAATTACCTAGCCGATATTGACCAAGAAATTGACACGCTTAAAAAAGAAGCGGATCAAGACGAGGACGATATGGCAAAGAAAACTTCTATTTACGAGCAAGTGGACAAATTGTCCAAAGACCGTGACAAGAAGTTGGAAGAGGTATTGAAGGATATTTTGCCGGAGGCATTTGCCGTGGTAAAAGAAACTTCAAGACGTTTGACAGAAAACGAAGAATTAGAAGTTACTGCCAACGATTTTGACAGAGAATTGGCTGTTTACAAATCAAACGTTATCATCAATGGTGATAAGGCGATTTGGAAAAACAAATGGATGGCTGCAGGTACTGAGGTCACTTGGAACATGGTACACTATGATGTCCAATTAATCGGTGGTATTGTATTGCACAGTGGTAAAATTGCCGAGATGGCAACCGGTGAGGGTAAAACGTTGGTAGGAACATTACCGACCTATCTAAATGCTCTTTCTGGTCAAGGCGTACACATTGTAACGGTGAATGATTACCTTGCTCGTCGTGACTCGGAGTGGAATGCTCCGTTATTTGAGTTCCATGGGCTATCTGTTGACTGTATCGATAAACATCAGCCAAATTCCCCGCAACGTCGTAAAGCTTATCAATCGGATATCGTATATGGTACGAATAACGAGTTTGGTTTCGATTATCTACGTGATAATATGGTTCAGACTCCGGACGCATTGGTGCAAGGAAAATTACACTTTGCCATGGTCGATGAGGTTGACTCTGTATTGATTGATGATGCCCGTACACCATTGATTATTTCAGGTCCGATTCCTCGTGGCGATCAACACGAATTCTACCAATTAAAACCACGTATCGAACGTTTGGTGCATGTACAGAAAGCGTACATCAATACCGTCTTGAATGATGCTAAAAAAGCGCTGGCGGCAGGTGATTCTGACGTTGAAGGCGGCGGTTTAGCATTATTAAGAGCTTATAGAGGTTTGCCTAAAAATAAAGCATTAATCAAGTTCTTAAGCGAAGGCGCTAATCGTTCGATCTTACAAAAAGTAGAAAACTACTATATGCAAGAGCAAAATAAAAATATGCCTAAAGTAGATGCAGAACTTTATTTTGTGATTGATGAAAAGAACAACCAAGTAGAATTGACAGAAAAAGGTATCGAGTTGATTACAGCAACAGGCGAAGATCCTTCATTCTTTATTTTACCGGATGTTGGTACTGAGATTGCCGAAATTGAAAAGTCTTCGTTGACTTTGGAAGAAAAGGCGGCTCAGAAAGAAGATATGTTGCGCGATTATTCGATTAAAGCAGAGCGTATCCACTCGATCAACCAGTTGTTAAAAGCATATACCTTGTTTGAAAATGATGTTGAATATATCGTTGATGAAGGTAAAGTGAAAATTGTCGATGAGCAAACAGGTCGTATCATGGATGGCCGTCGTTACTCCGATGGTTTGCACCAGGCGATCGAAGCAAAGGAGAATGTGAAAGTAGAAGATGCGACACAAACTTACGCAACGATTACATTGCAAAATTACTTCCGCATGTACCACAAACTTTCGGGTATGACGGGTACAGCGTCGACAGAGGCCGGTGAGCTTTGGGAAATTTATAAATTGGATGTCGTAGAAATTCCGACAAATCGTGGAATCCAACGTGATGATCGTCAAGATTTGATCTATCGTACGGCCCGTGAAAAATACAATGCTGTAGCTGAAGAAATCCAACGATTGACAGAGCAGGGACGGCCAGTATTGGTCGGTACCACATCGGTTGAAATTTCGGAGTTATTGAGCCGTATGCTTCAATTACGTAAGATCAAGCATAACGTATTAAATGCGAAGTTACACCAAAAAGAAGCTGATATCGTCGCTGAAGCTGGACGCCCAGGACAAGTAACCATTGCGACGAACATGGCTGGTCGTGGTACGGATATTAAATTGACCGAAGAAGTTAAAAAAGCTGGTGGTCTTGCCATTATCGGTACCGAAAGACACGAATCTCGTCGTGTTGACCGTCAGTTACGTGGTCGTGCCGGTCGTCAGGGAGATCCAGGTTCTTCGCAATTCTTCGTTTCTTTGGAAGATAACTTGATGCGCTTATTCGCTTCAGAGAGAATCTCTAACATCATGGTGAAAATGGGTGTTGAAGAGGGCGAGGTGATGCAACATAGTATGTTGACCAAATCCATCGAACGCGCACAGCGTAAAGTGGAGGAGAATAACTTCGGTATCCGTAAACGTCTATTGGAATACGATGATGTAATGAACTCCCAACGTACCGTAATTTATTCGAAACGTAAAAATGCTTTGTTTGGAGAACGTTTAGACGTGGATTTGAACAACATGATTTTTGATGTTGCAGAAGAAATTGTCGTTGAAGCAAAAGAGCAAGGTAATTACGAAGATTTCCAAATCGAAGTAATCCGTATTTTTGCGATCACACCAGAAATTACAGCAGAAGAATTTGCACAGGGTAAAATTGAAGGCTTGACTGATCGTCTATTTGAGCATGCAATTAACGCTTACCACCATAAAATTGAGGCCGTTGGTGCTTTGACAGTTCCTGTATTGAATAATGTGTATGCGGAAAGAGGTCAGATCGTCGAAAATGTCGTTATTCCATTTACGGATGGTATCCGTGGCATTCAAGTTTCGGCGAATTTGAAAAAAGCCATCGAAAGCAACGGTAAAGAAGTTTTCAAATCTTTTGAAAAAGGAATCGTATTGGCATTAATCGATGAGGCTTGGAAAGAGCACCTGCGTGAAATGGATGATTTGAAACAATCGGTTCAAAATGCTGTTTATGAACAAAAGGATCCGATTATCATTTATAAAATGGAGGCATTTGATTTGTTTAAATCGATGTTGGCTTCAATGAATAAGGATGTCGTTAGCTTTATTTTCAAAGGAGAGATCCCTGGTCAAGAACCGACTTCTATGCAAGCGAGACAAGTACAGCAGGCTCCAGTAAAAACGATTGAAACGAAAGCTGAATTGGCTTCGCCTACAGGTGTGAGTGAGGAGGATGTGAATGAAGGTCCAAAAGAACCTGTTCGTAACGAGAATACTGTTGGACGCAATGACGAATGTCCTTGTGGTTCAGGAAAAAAATATAAAAATTGCCACGGCGCAAATAACTAA
- a CDS encoding SDR family oxidoreductase: MLQSFDLSGKVALVTGCKRGIGKAIAEALAEAGADIIGVSASLEIEGSAVEKSVKALGRNFYAYQCDFAKRTALYAFIEKVKSAHPAIDILFNNAGNILRKPAAEHPDEYWDEIIEINQNAQFILTREIGKDMISRGTGKIVFTASLLTFQGGINVPGYAASKGAVGSMVKAFANEWASKGVNVNGFAPGYIATDNTEALRDDPERSKSILDRIPAGRWGTPEDFKGPAVFLASKASDYVHGTILTVDGGWMGR, encoded by the coding sequence ATACTGCAATCTTTTGACTTAAGTGGGAAAGTAGCCTTGGTGACAGGCTGCAAAAGGGGAATTGGCAAGGCAATTGCCGAAGCATTGGCTGAAGCTGGGGCAGATATTATAGGCGTTTCGGCGTCATTGGAAATTGAAGGCTCCGCAGTAGAAAAATCCGTAAAAGCATTAGGCAGAAATTTCTATGCCTACCAGTGTGATTTCGCCAAACGGACAGCGCTTTACGCGTTTATTGAAAAGGTAAAATCAGCGCATCCTGCGATTGATATCCTTTTTAATAATGCCGGAAATATACTTCGAAAACCTGCCGCTGAGCATCCTGATGAATACTGGGATGAAATCATCGAAATCAATCAAAATGCACAGTTTATATTGACGCGCGAGATTGGAAAGGACATGATTTCACGTGGAACTGGAAAAATCGTATTTACAGCATCTTTATTAACTTTCCAAGGTGGCATCAATGTTCCAGGATATGCCGCTTCAAAAGGTGCCGTAGGATCCATGGTAAAGGCTTTTGCAAATGAGTGGGCTTCCAAAGGTGTCAACGTAAACGGGTTTGCTCCGGGGTATATCGCCACGGATAATACCGAGGCTCTGAGAGACGATCCCGAACGCTCAAAGTCCATTTTGGACCGTATACCTGCAGGACGCTGGGGAACTCCAGAAGATTTTAAGGGGCCAGCTGTATTCCTCGCTTCAAAAGCTTCCGATTATGTTCATGGAACCATCCTAACAGTCGATGGTGGCTGGATGGGAAGATAA
- a CDS encoding SUMF1/EgtB/PvdO family nonheme iron enzyme, translating into MRKLLYLIGLFFLHLQCEAQAGNYIQIPAGDYHLGDTGSLDNPKRVVKVESFWIAKFELTNAEFEKFVQATGYKTLAERYHNAMVFEPGLAEFRWLQDSTAYWRFPNGVIRGGIAAKMDHPVTCISYKDVLAYCTWANCRLPSFDEWEVAARAGSEGYYFEGFSKENMGDYANVWHGRDHLKADYSDGYLYTSPVGKFKPNPWGLYDIFGNVFEFCTGKLERDGDRSIAHARGGSWWCSKNSCAAFNTVYIGSVSPNASFSNLGFRIVKKAFTPENKDF; encoded by the coding sequence ATGAGGAAGTTACTCTATTTGATAGGATTGTTTTTTTTACATCTTCAATGTGAAGCCCAAGCTGGAAACTATATCCAAATTCCAGCTGGAGACTATCATTTGGGTGATACAGGCAGCCTAGACAATCCCAAAAGAGTTGTAAAAGTTGAATCGTTTTGGATCGCTAAGTTTGAGCTGACAAATGCTGAATTTGAGAAATTCGTTCAAGCAACAGGCTATAAAACATTAGCAGAACGCTATCACAACGCCATGGTCTTTGAGCCTGGCTTGGCGGAGTTTCGCTGGTTGCAGGATAGTACGGCCTATTGGCGCTTTCCGAATGGTGTAATTCGTGGCGGAATTGCGGCCAAGATGGATCACCCAGTTACCTGTATCTCTTATAAAGATGTGCTGGCCTATTGTACATGGGCAAATTGTAGATTGCCATCTTTTGATGAGTGGGAGGTGGCAGCTAGAGCCGGAAGCGAAGGCTATTATTTTGAAGGTTTCAGTAAAGAGAATATGGGCGATTATGCAAATGTATGGCATGGTAGAGATCATTTGAAAGCTGATTATTCCGATGGTTATCTCTATACTTCTCCGGTCGGAAAATTCAAACCCAATCCATGGGGACTTTATGATATCTTTGGTAATGTATTTGAATTTTGCACCGGAAAGCTTGAAAGAGATGGTGATCGCTCTATTGCCCATGCCCGAGGAGGCTCCTGGTGGTGTAGTAAAAATAGCTGTGCTGCTTTTAATACCGTATATATAGGTTCAGTTAGTCCCAATGCATCTTTTAGTAATCTGGGATTTAGAATTGTAAAAAAAGCCTTTACTCCTGAGAATAAAGACTTTTAA
- the kduI gene encoding 5-dehydro-4-deoxy-D-glucuronate isomerase, giving the protein MSINFESRYAIGPKEYKTLDTQGLRENFLIETVFEADKINFVYTHYDRYMAGGAMPVSSKIKLDTIPALLKEPYFLSRRELGIINVGGNGQVEVDGIIYDLNTKEALYIGQGAQEVYFSSQDAAKPAKFYLNSTPAHCSYPTKKVTKEDANKLELGSLETANHRTINQMLLNKVVQTCQLQMGMTELKPGSVWNTMPSHTHDRRMEVYFYFELPEGQAVSHFMGPIDETRHIWIHNDQAVISPPWSIHSGAGTSNYTFIWGMAGENLDYDDMDKCAITELK; this is encoded by the coding sequence ATGAGCATTAATTTTGAATCCCGCTATGCAATAGGGCCAAAGGAATACAAAACTTTAGATACACAAGGATTAAGGGAGAATTTTCTAATTGAAACAGTTTTTGAAGCAGACAAAATTAATTTTGTCTATACCCACTACGATCGCTATATGGCCGGTGGAGCAATGCCTGTAAGCTCAAAAATCAAATTAGACACCATTCCCGCATTATTAAAAGAACCTTACTTCCTTTCTAGAAGAGAGTTGGGTATTATCAATGTCGGTGGGAACGGTCAAGTCGAAGTTGACGGCATTATTTATGATCTCAATACCAAAGAAGCCCTTTATATCGGTCAAGGTGCTCAGGAAGTTTATTTTTCAAGCCAGGATGCTGCAAAACCAGCAAAATTCTATTTAAACTCTACACCTGCACATTGCAGCTATCCAACTAAAAAGGTAACGAAAGAAGATGCGAATAAACTAGAATTGGGTTCATTGGAAACTGCCAACCACCGTACGATCAACCAGATGTTATTGAACAAAGTGGTACAAACCTGCCAATTACAGATGGGCATGACTGAGTTAAAACCCGGATCTGTATGGAATACAATGCCATCCCACACCCACGATCGTCGTATGGAAGTCTATTTCTACTTTGAATTACCTGAAGGTCAGGCTGTATCACATTTTATGGGACCTATCGATGAAACCCGCCATATTTGGATACACAACGATCAGGCTGTAATTTCACCGCCATGGTCAATTCACTCAGGAGCTGGAACGTCCAATTATACATTTATATGGGGAATGGCAGGTGAAAATTTAGATTATGATGATATGGACAAATGTGCCATCACAGAATTGAAGTAA
- a CDS encoding M20 family metallopeptidase yields MASTKEKVLALAHQYFEDTVSNRRHLHQNPELSFEEYNTSAFVKKQLDELGIPYEAKADTGIVALIKGDLPSDEVIALRADMDALPIQEVEGRSYGSNTPGVMHACGHDVHTSSLLGTAKILNSLKAEFGGTIKLIFQPGEERLPGGASLMIKEGALQNPAPSAIIGQHVMPFIEVGKVGFREGKYMASCDELFMTVKGRGGHGAHPHQNIDPIVITAQIIIALQQIASRFADPRTPTVLSFGKIMANGATNIIPDQVYLEGTFRTFDEEWRAEAHARMVKIAVSIAESMGATCEFEVRKGYPFLINEPQLTKSARTFAEEYLGKENVVDLDLWPAAEDFSYYSQEINACFYRLGTGNAARGISSAVHTPTFDVDETSLEISTGLMAYITLRRLGY; encoded by the coding sequence ATGGCAAGTACGAAAGAAAAAGTCCTGGCCTTAGCTCATCAATATTTTGAAGATACGGTTTCCAACCGTAGACATCTTCATCAGAATCCTGAACTTTCCTTCGAAGAATACAATACCTCGGCATTTGTAAAAAAGCAATTGGATGAATTGGGAATTCCTTATGAGGCTAAAGCTGATACGGGGATTGTCGCTTTAATCAAAGGTGACCTACCCTCAGATGAAGTTATCGCGTTGCGCGCAGATATGGATGCTTTACCAATTCAAGAAGTGGAGGGGCGTTCATATGGTTCCAACACCCCAGGGGTGATGCATGCCTGTGGCCATGATGTACATACCTCCTCACTTTTGGGGACAGCTAAAATATTGAATAGCCTAAAAGCCGAATTTGGAGGAACGATCAAATTGATCTTCCAGCCTGGCGAAGAGCGCTTGCCAGGAGGAGCTTCCTTAATGATCAAAGAGGGCGCTTTGCAGAATCCTGCCCCCTCAGCCATAATAGGTCAGCATGTGATGCCCTTTATTGAGGTAGGCAAGGTTGGTTTCCGTGAGGGAAAATATATGGCTTCCTGCGATGAACTGTTTATGACAGTCAAAGGCAGGGGCGGGCATGGTGCGCACCCGCATCAAAATATTGATCCAATTGTTATTACAGCACAGATCATTATCGCTTTGCAGCAGATTGCTAGTCGTTTTGCAGATCCACGTACACCGACTGTGCTATCTTTTGGAAAGATTATGGCCAACGGAGCTACAAATATTATTCCTGACCAGGTTTATCTGGAAGGTACATTTCGCACATTTGATGAGGAGTGGCGTGCTGAAGCACATGCGCGCATGGTAAAGATTGCTGTGAGCATTGCTGAAAGTATGGGAGCGACTTGTGAATTTGAAGTCCGTAAGGGCTATCCTTTTCTAATCAATGAGCCCCAATTGACTAAAAGTGCACGGACATTTGCAGAAGAGTATCTCGGCAAGGAAAATGTGGTAGACTTAGATCTATGGCCTGCCGCGGAGGATTTTTCCTATTATTCACAAGAAATTAATGCTTGTTTCTATCGTTTGGGTACAGGTAATGCAGCACGTGGTATCTCTTCAGCTGTACATACGCCGACCTTTGACGTGGATGAGACTTCTTTGGAGATTAGTACGGGGTTGATGGCATACATTACCTTGCGTAGGCTCGGTTATTAA
- a CDS encoding DUF4861 family protein: MKKTLVLSLALGLSTLAFAQNNKTITVNNSSASARTELISIPYTTFEKHFALKNSVFTIVDKDKKELAYQLEKLGKPTAQNILIQITVAPRSSTTFGVNGNKPATVTPKTYARYVPERKDDFAWENNIAAFRAYGKALEGSSEDAQGFDFWAKRSNDLIVDEWYKTGDYHADHGKGLDYYSVGQTLGVGDATPFIDEQVVYHKHYRQYEVLDNGPLRSTFKLIYEPENVKGQQLQVEKTVSLDAGSQLNKISYSIKNTTAAATPIVVGIAKRKEEKPQILNDVKNGILAYWEPAEGDKITGTAVILPKVKYVFKDSPKQFLLATTVKNDKPLVYFAGAAFNKAGKIGNFEQWQSYVKTFKNNLDQPLTIKYSK; this comes from the coding sequence ATGAAAAAAACACTCGTATTGAGTTTAGCGCTAGGGCTTTCAACACTTGCTTTTGCGCAGAACAACAAAACCATTACTGTAAACAACTCTTCCGCTAGCGCAAGAACAGAGTTGATCAGTATCCCTTATACTACATTTGAAAAACACTTCGCATTAAAAAACAGTGTATTTACTATTGTGGACAAGGATAAAAAGGAACTGGCCTATCAGCTTGAAAAACTAGGAAAACCGACGGCACAAAATATTTTGATTCAAATAACCGTTGCTCCTAGAAGCTCAACAACCTTTGGGGTTAATGGAAATAAACCCGCAACTGTCACCCCAAAGACTTATGCAAGATACGTCCCTGAACGCAAAGATGACTTTGCATGGGAAAACAATATTGCAGCGTTTAGAGCCTATGGAAAAGCTTTAGAAGGCAGCTCTGAGGATGCACAAGGTTTTGACTTCTGGGCAAAACGTAGCAATGATCTTATTGTTGACGAATGGTATAAAACTGGGGACTATCATGCCGATCATGGCAAAGGATTAGATTATTATTCCGTCGGACAAACCTTAGGTGTCGGCGATGCAACGCCATTTATTGACGAACAGGTCGTTTACCATAAGCATTATCGTCAATACGAGGTCTTGGACAATGGTCCGCTACGATCCACATTCAAACTTATTTATGAACCGGAAAATGTAAAGGGTCAACAGCTACAAGTCGAAAAAACAGTTTCTTTAGACGCTGGGAGTCAATTGAACAAGATAAGCTATTCCATCAAAAACACAACCGCTGCCGCTACGCCAATTGTTGTGGGGATCGCTAAAAGAAAAGAGGAAAAACCTCAAATTCTAAATGATGTAAAGAATGGCATTTTAGCCTATTGGGAGCCTGCAGAAGGAGATAAAATTACAGGAACAGCCGTTATTTTACCAAAAGTAAAGTATGTGTTCAAAGATAGCCCAAAACAATTTTTACTGGCAACCACCGTCAAAAATGATAAACCCTTAGTTTATTTTGCGGGTGCTGCGTTCAATAAAGCTGGCAAAATAGGGAATTTTGAGCAATGGCAGTCTTATGTAAAAACATTCAAAAACAATTTAGATCAACCATTAACAATAAAATATTCAAAATAA
- a CDS encoding thiamine diphosphokinase, whose product MSSHHIVRENQEPALLIEDLFLIDEEGLGQLLEWSPTIVIEAETIDLLDARGYKFDIVFTKKSINDSQENLKIISYDNDFLKTAIEYLIAHQYKAVNILTDQLDVAYYHPYLEQINVVLITNGVRYCFVTAGFTKWKPTGERIRIEGLDADEKNTHEGLIKINDNEYEMEKDGLFVLKFSHIKYILIGEKIA is encoded by the coding sequence ATGTCATCTCATCACATTGTTCGAGAGAATCAGGAACCTGCATTACTGATTGAAGACCTTTTCCTCATCGACGAAGAGGGCTTGGGGCAGCTGCTGGAATGGAGCCCCACAATTGTCATTGAGGCGGAAACCATCGATTTATTGGATGCGCGTGGTTATAAGTTCGATATCGTTTTTACAAAAAAATCCATTAACGATTCACAGGAAAATTTAAAGATCATTTCCTATGATAATGATTTTCTAAAGACGGCTATAGAATACCTGATAGCACATCAATACAAAGCGGTGAATATCCTGACTGATCAGCTTGATGTGGCTTATTACCATCCCTATCTGGAGCAGATTAATGTTGTCCTTATCACGAATGGAGTTCGCTATTGTTTTGTGACAGCAGGCTTCACCAAATGGAAGCCTACAGGGGAAAGAATCCGAATTGAGGGGCTTGATGCTGATGAAAAAAACACGCACGAAGGCTTGATTAAGATCAATGACAACGAATACGAAATGGAAAAAGACGGCTTATTTGTCCTTAAATTTTCCCATATAAAATACATTTTAATAGGAGAAAAGATTGCATGA